A stretch of DNA from Endozoicomonas sp. 8E:
TGGCTGCTATCAGCGCTAAAGGTGACTGAGTTGAGCCAAAGATCATGGGAAATAGTGAATTTCTCCACCCAAGCCCCACCAACTTGACCATAGATTTTTGCCGTACAATCCCAACTGACGGTTATCACATGGCGGCCATCGGGGCTGAAGATGGAAGATCTGACACCCTCTTGATGGGAAATGACGCCTTTTTTTGCCCATGATCCATTGGCACTCTGGCCATAGATAAGCGCAGTTGCATCGCTACTGGCCGTCACCAGGTGGCTACCATCGGCGCTGAAAGTGGCTGATTTCACCCAGTCATTATGAGCAATATCGGCCTCTGTATCGACATCATACTTTTCGTATTGAGACATCAGTCGGGCTTTGGCGAAATGAAAGAGGGCAGGAAAATAAACGGCCTTTCGGTGTTTTATGAGTGATTCGATTAGCGCTTGATCCTTCGTAAACGGTCTCAGCCAATTTCGGAGCTGTTCTTTATCCTTTACAGGAAGGCTTTGCTTCAATTGATATTGGTGAGGTAAAGAAAACCGGCGATACCATGTCCTTTCCAGAACATGTTCGTTTTTAATAAACCTGTTTAAGTGAGTAGATACCTGTTGCAAACTGGCGATATCCCGAAGCGCCAAAAAGCGTAAAATTTTGAGGGTTAACTCCTCGGGCAAATCGTGCAATAAAGCGGTTTTCTCTATTTCTTTTTCAGGCACAGCGACGGACCTACTCGCACTGACAGCCGATGATTCTTCCCCCAATGAAGTGCTTACAGCTGTTAGCGAAGGTGAACCGGCTATGTCGGAATGATTAACGTCAGAATACATATCTGGTTTCTCTTAAGTCTTCACCTCCCCCGATGAGCAAAGACATTGAAAATTGATGAAGCCAATTAGAGTCGGCTTTGAAATAAAAGTTCATAATTAATTACCACTAAAGAAATTTCTGCCTTTCAGCACATGCGCAATGGCGTTCGTTTATTGATCACAGCAAACAATCAATGATTCATCGATAGCTTATAAATTCTCAAAGCGTTACGGTGAAAGGGCGAAGCCAAATGGTGGCTATTGGCACTAAGGGCGGTTGATTTGGTCATACCTCTATGAGTAACAACGGCTTTTTCTACCCATGATCCATTAGCCCCCTGCCCATAAATTTTTGTCGTTCCATCCACACTGGTGGTCACCACAAGACGGCCATCAGCACTGAAAATAGCTGTTTTGAGTGAAGCTTCATGGGAAATAATGGCCTTTTCGACCCAGGATCCGTCAGTCTTCAGACCATAGATTCTCGCCATGCCATCGTTACTGGCCGTCACCAAATGGCGGCTATCGGGGCTGAAGGTGGCTGAGCGGACATGGTTATCATGGGAAATAGTGCGTTTTTCTTCCCACAATCCGTCGCCCTTCTTACTAAAGATTTTCGCCGTTTTATCGCCACTTGTTGTCACCACATGACGGCCATTGGGGCTGAAGGCGGCTGAGTCAACATTGCTCTTATGGGAAATGACAGCTTCTTCTCCCCACGATTCATCGTCCCCCTGAACACAGATTTTTGCCGTTTTATCGATACTGGCCGTTACCAAATGCCGACTATCGGCACTAAAGGTAGCTGAGTTGACCCAGTGATCATGGGAAATGATGGATTCTTTTTCCCAAGAGCCATCGATCGTTTGACCATAGATTTTCGCCGTTCGATCGGTAGAGGCCGTCACCACAAGGCGACCATCGGCGCTGAAGGTGACTGAGCTGATCAGCGTGTAATGGAAAAGGGTGGTTTTTTTTACCCATAATCCATCGGCTTCCTGACCATAGATTCTTGCCGTGTTGTCATAACTGGCAGTCACCAAATGACGACTATCGTCGCTGAAGGTGGCCAGGTGGACCCAACCACCATGGCAAATGGTGAGTTTTTCTTCCCATGACCCATCGTCTTCCAGGACAAAGATTTTCGCTGTTTTATCCTTACTGGCGGTCACCAAATGGCGGCCATCAGCACTGAAGATAACTGAAGTAACATGGCCATCATGGGAAATGGTAAGCATCTCCTTCCATGCCCCATCGACTTGACCATAAATTTTTGCTGTGTGATCCCAACTGGCGGTCACCACATGGCGGCCATCGGCACTGAAGATGGCAGATCCGAGAATGTCTCGATGGGAAATGACGCCTTTTTTTTCCCATGATCCATTGGCCCTCTGGCCATAGATTATCGCCGTTGCATCGTCACTGGCCGTCACCAGGTGGCTACCATCGGCGCTGAAGGTGGCTGAGTTCACCCTGTCTTCATGAACAATAACGGCCTCTGTCTCGACATTATACTTTTCGTATTGAGACATCAGTCGGGCTTTGGCGAAATGAAAGAGGGCAGGAAAATAAACGGCCTTTCGGTGTTTTATGAGTGATTCGATTAACGCTTGATCCTTCGTAAACGGTCTCAGCCAATTTCGGAGCTGTTCTTTATCCTTTACAGGAAGGCTTTGCTTCAATTGACATTGGTGAGGTAAAGAAAACCGGCGATACCATGCCCTTGCCAGAACATGTTCGTTTTTAATAAACCTGTTTAAGTGAGTAGATACCTGTTGCAAACTGACGATATCCCGAAGCTCCAGAAGGCGAAAAATGTTGAGGGTTAATTCCTCGGGCAAATCGTGCAATAAAGCGGTTTTCTCTATTTCTTTTTCAGGTACAGCGATGGACCTGCCCGCAGTGACACCCGATGCTTCTTCCCCTAATGAAGTGTTCACAGGTCGCAGCGAAGGTAAACCGGCTATGTCGGAATGATTAACGTCAGAATACATATCTGGTTTCTCTTGGGTGATTATTCCCACCGATTAGCAAGGAAATTCAAGATTGATGAAGTCAATTAGAGTCGGCTTTGAAATAAAAGTTCATAAGTACCTAACCAGTTGGTTTCGCATATTCTGGACGGCGGCTTTTTCCATCCTTCTGCGTTCCAACTCTGGTTGCGTAGCTATGGCTACGCGCCCGTCGTTGCGCCTTGAAGGATGAAAAAATCCTCTCGCCAGAATATGCGAAACCAACTGGCCAGGTACTTAATAGGTTGTTATGTGTCACTAAAAAAATTTCTACCTTTCAGCACATGCGCAATGGCGTCCCTTTTATTGATCACAGCAAACAATCAATGATTCATCGATAGCTTATAAATTCTATATTTGTTATGGCGAAAGCGCGAAACCAAATGATGGCCATTGGCACTGAGGGCAGTTGATGTGGGAAAACATGTCTGCTCAACAACGGCTTTTTTTACCCATAATCCGTTAATATCCTGACCATAAATGTTTGCCGTTCTATCTGTACTGCTGGTCACCACAAGGCGACCATCGGCGCTGAAGGTGGCCGACAAGACAATATCCAGATGGGAAATGATGGTTTTTTCAACCCAGGATCCGTCAGTCTTCAGACCATAGATTTTCGCCGTGCGATCGTCACTGGCCGTCACCAAGTGGCGGCTATCGGGGCTGAAGGTGGCTGAGTGGATAGAGTCACGATGGGAAATAGTGCGTTTTTCCTCCCATGATCCGTCGTCCGTCTTACTATAGATTTTCGCTCTGGTGAAACTTGCCGTCACTACATGGCGGTCATTGGGGCTGAAAGCGGCTAAGTTGACATAGCAATTAAGAGATATGATGGCTTCTTCTCCCCATGACCCATCGTCCTTCAGACCACAGATTTTCGCAGTGTTATCTTTACTGGCCGTCACCACACGGCGGCCATCAGCACTAAAGGTGGCTGAGTTGACACAGTCATCATGGGAAATGATGGTTTCTTGTTCCCATGAGCCATCGGTCTTTTGACCATAGATTTTCGCTGTGCCATCGTCACTGGCGGTGACCACCCGGCGACCATCGGCGCTGAAGGTGACTGAGTTGATCTCTCGGTCATTGGAAATGGTGATTTTTTTTACCCACAATCCACCAACTTCCTGACCATAAATTCTGGCCGTGTTATCGTCACTGGCGGTCACCAAATGACGACCATCGGCGCTGAGGGCAGCAAAGTTGACCCAATCATCATGGTAAGTGGTAAGTTTTTCTTCCCATGACCCATTGTCTCCCTGAACACAGATTTTCGCCGTTGCATCGTCACTGGCCGTCACCAGGTAGTTGCTATCGGCGCTAAAGGTGGCTGAGTTGATCCAATCATCATGGGAAATAGTGAGTTTCTCCATCCAAGTCCCATCGACCTGACCATAGATTTTTGCCGTAAAATCCCAACTGAAGGTCATCACATGGCGACCATCGGGGCTGAAGATGGCAGATCTGACACCCCTTTGATGGGAAATGATGCCTTTTTTTTCCCATGATCCATTGGCACTCTGGCCATAGATAAGCGCAGTTGCGTCGTCACTGGCCGTCACCAGGTGGCTGCCATCGGGGCTGAAGGTGGCTGGTTTCACCTGTTCACTATGAGCAATAACGGCCTCTGTATCGACATTATACTTTTCGTATTGAGACATCAGTCGGGCTTTGGCGAAATGGAAAAGGGCAGGAAAATAAACGGCCTTTCGGTGTTTTATGAGTGATTCGATTAACGCTTGATCCTTAGTAAACGGTCTCAGCCAATTTCGGAGCTGTTCTTTATCCTCTAAAGGAAGGCTTTTTTTCAATTGATATTGGTGTGGTAAAGGAAACCGGCGATACCATGTCTTTTCCAGAACATGTTCGTTTTTAATAAACCTGTTAAGGTGAGTAGATACCTGTTGCAAGCTGACAATATCCCGAAATTCCAATAAACGAAAAATTTTCAGGTTTAATTCCTCAGGCAAATCGTGCAATAAAGCGGTTTTCTCTATTTCTTTTTCAGAAACAGCGACGGACCTGCCCGCACTGACACCCGATGGTTCTCCCCCCAATGAAGTGCATACAGCTGGCAGCGAAGGTGAACCGGCTATGTCGGAATGATTAACGTCAGAATACATCTCTGGTTTCTCTTAAGTCTCCCCCCCCCGATGAGCAAAGACATTCAAAATTGATGAAGTCAGTTAGAGTCGGCTTTGAAATAAAAGTTCATAAGTACCTAACCAGTTGGTTTCGCATATTCTGGACGGCGGCTTTTTCCATCCTTCTGCGTTCCAACTCTGGTTGCGTAGCTATGGCTACGCGTCCGTCGTTGCGCCTTGAAGGATGAAAAAATCCTCTCGCCAGAATATGCGAAACCAACTGGCCAGGTACTTAATAGGTTGTTATGTGTCACTAAAGAAATTTCTACCTTTCAGCACATGCGCAATGGCGTCCCTTTTATTGATCACAGCAAACAATCAATGCTTCATCGATAGCTTATAAATTCTCAATTTGTCATGGCGAATGAGCGAAACCAAATGATGGCCATTGGCACTGAGGGCAGTTGAATTGGGCAAACATGTCTGCTCAACAACGGCTTTTTCTACCCATAATCCGTTAATATCCTGACCATAAATGTTTGCCGTTCTATCTGTACTGGTGGTCACCACAAGGCGGCCATCGGCACTAAAGGTGGCCGACATGACAATACCCAGATGGGAAATGATGGTTTTTTCGACCCAGGATCCGTCAGTCTTGAGACCATAGATTTTCGCCATGCAATCGTCACTGGCCGTCACCAAATGGCGGCTATCGGGGCTGAAGATGGCTGAGCGGATATAGTCACGATGGGAAATAGTGCGTTTTTCCTCCCATGATCCGTCATCCTTTTTACTATAGATTTTCGCTCTGGTGTGACTTGCCGTCACTACATGGCGGTCATTGGGGCTGAAGGCGGCTAAGTTGACATAGCGATTATGTGATATGATGGCTTCTTCTCCCCATGCCCCATCGTCCTTCAGACCACAGATTTTCGCAGTGTTATCTTCACTGGCCGTCACCACATGGCGGCCATCGGCACTAAAGTTGGCTGAGTTGACACAGTCATCATGGGAAATGATGGTTTCTTCTTCCCATGAGCCATCGGTCTTTTGCCCATAAATTTTCGCTGTATCATCGCTACAGACCATGACCACCCGGCGACCATCGGCGCTGAAGGTGACTGAGTTGATACATTGGCCATGGATTTTTTTTACCCATGATCCATCAACTTCCTGACCATAGATTCTTGCCGTGCTATCGACACTGGCGGTCACCAAATGACGACCATCGGCGCTGAAGGCAGCGAAGTTGACCTCATCATCATGGTAAATGGTGAGTTTTTCTTCCCATGACCCATTGTCTCCCTGAACACAGATTTTCGCCGTTGCATCGTCACTGGCCGTCACCAAGTAGTTGCTATCGGCGCTAAAGGTGGCTGAGTTGATCCAATCATCATGGGAAATAGTGAGTTTCTCCACCCAAGTCCCATCGACTTGACCATAGATTTTTGCCGTACAATCCCAACTGAAGGTGATCACATGGCGACCATCGGGGCTGAAGCTGGCAGATATGATACCCTCTTGATGGGAAATGATGCCTTTTTTTGCCCATGATCCATTGGCACTCTGGCCATAGATAAACGCAGTTGCATCGCTACTGGCCGTCACCAGGTGGCTACCATCTGTGCTGAAGGTGGCTGGATCCACCCAGTCATTATGAGCAATAACGGCTTCTGTATCGACATTATACTTTTCGTATTGAGACATCAGCCGAGCTTTGGTGAAATGGAAAAGGGCAGGAAAATAAACGGCCTTTCGTTGTTTTATGAGTGATTCGATTAACGCTTGATCCTTAGTAAACGGTCTCAGCCAATTTCGGAGCTGTTCTTTATCCTCTAAAGGAAGGCTTTTTTTCAATTGATATTGGTGTGGTAAAGGAAACCGGCGATACCATGTCCTTTCCAGAACATGTTCGTTTTTAATAAACCTGTTAAGGTGAGTAGATACCTGTTGCAAGCTGACAATATCCCGAAATTCCAATAAACAAAAAATTTTCAGGTTTAATTCCTCAGGCAAATCGTGCAATAAAGCGGTTTTCTCTATTTCTTTTTCAGAAACAGCGACGGACCTGCCCGCACTGACACCCGATGGTTCTCCACCCAATGAAGTGCTTACAGCTGGCAGCAAAGGTGAACCGGCTATGTCGGAATGATTAACGTCAGAATACATCTCTGGTTTCTCTTAAGTCTCCCCCCCCCCCGATGAGCAAAGACATTCAAAATTGATGAAGTCAATTAGAGTCGGCTTTGAAATAAAAGTTCATAATAGGTTGTTAAATGCCACTAAAGAAATCTCTGCCTTTCAGCAAATGCGCAATGGCGTCCCTTTTATTGACCACAGCAAACAATCAATGATTCATCGATAGCTTATAAATTCTCAAATTGTTATAGCTAAAGGGCGAAACCAAATGATGGCCATTGGGACTGAGGGCGGTTGATTTGGCCAAACCTCTATGGGCAACAAAGGCTTTTTCTACCCATAACCCATTAATATCCTGACCATAAATTTTTGCCGTTCCATCTTTACTGGTGATCACCACCAGCCGACCATCGGCACTGAAGATAGCTGTTTTGAGTGAAGCCTCATGGGAAATGATGGCCTTCTCGACCCAGGATCCGTCAGTCTTCAGACCATAAATTTTCGCTTTGCCATCAAAACCGGCGGTCACCAGGTGACGGTCATCGGGGCTGAAGGTGGCTGAGATGACACCGCGACCATGGCAAATGGTGCGTTTTTCTTCCCATGATCCGTCGTCCTTCTTACCATAGATTTTCGCCGTGTTATCATAACTTGTTGTCACCACATGGCTGCCATTGGGGCTGAAAGCGGCTGAGTCGACATAGCAATTATGAGATATGATGGCTTCTTCTCCCCATGACCCATCGTCCTTCACACCACAGATTTTCGCCCTATTATCTTTACTGGCCGTCACTAGGTGGCGGCCATCGGCACTAAAGGTGGCTGAGTTGATACAGTCATCATGGGAAATAATGGTTTCCTCTTTCCATGAGCCATCGGTCTTTTGACCATAGATTTTCACTGTGCCATCGTTAGAGGCTGTCACCACACGGCGACTATCGGCACTGAAGGTGACTGAGGTGATCCGTTGGTCATGAAAAATGGTGATTTTTTTTATCCATGATCCATCGACTTCCTGACCATAGATTCTTGCTATGTTGTCAAAACTGGCGGTCACCAAATGACGACTATCGGCGCTGAAGGCGGCAAAGTGGACCCAATCATCATGGGAAATGGTGAATTTTTCTTCCCATGACCCATCGTCTCCCTGAACACAAATTTTCGCCGTGTTATCCTTACTGGCGGTCACCAAATGGCGGCCATCAACGCTAAAGAGGGCTGACCTGACAACGTCGTCATGGTAAATGGTGAGCTTCTCTTCCCATGTTCCGTCGACTTGACCATAGATTTTTACCGTTCCATCGTCACTTTTGGTCACCACATGGCGGCCATCGCTGAAGATGGCAGATCTGACAGCGTCTTGATGGAAAATAACTCCTTTTTTTGCCCATGATCCATTGGTCCCCTGGCCATAGATTATCGCCGTTGCGTCGTCACTGACCGTCACCAGGTGGCTACCATCAGGGCTGAAGGTGGCTGAGTTCACCTTGTCTTCATGAGCAATAACGGCTTCTGCATCGACATTATACCTTTCGTATTGAGACATCAGTCGGGCTTTGGCGAAATGAAAGAGGGCAGGAAAATAAACGGTCTTTCGTTGATTTATAAGTGATTCGACTAACGCTTGATCCTTCGTAAACGGTCTCAGCCAATTTCGGAGCTGTTCTTTATCCTCTATGGGAAGGCTTTTCTTCAATTGACATTGGTGAGGTAAAGAAAACCGGCGATACCATGTCTTTTCCAGAACATGTTCGTTTTTAATAAACCTGTTTAAGTGAGTAGATACCCGCTGCAAACTGACAATATCCCGAAGCCCCAGAAAACGAAAAATTTCAAGGGTTATTTCCTCGGGCAAATCGTGCAATAAAGCGGTTTTCTCTATTCCTTTTTCAGGCACAGCGACGGACCTGCTCACACTGACAGCCGATGGTTCTTTCGCCAATGAAGTGCTCACAGTTGGTAGCGAAGGTGAACCGGCCATGTCGGAATGATTAACGTCAGAATACATCTCTGGTTTCTCATAAGTCTTCACCTCCCCCGATGAGCAAAGATATTCAAAATTGATGAAGTCAATTAGAGTCGGCTTTGAAATAAAAGTTCATAATAGGTTGTTAATTATCACTAAAGAAATTTCTGCCTTTCAGCACATGCGCAATGGCGTCCCTTTTATTGACCACAGCAAACAATCAATGATTCATCGATAACTTATAAATCGTCAAAATGTTATCGGGAAAGGGCGAAACCAGATGGTGGCCATTGACGCTGAGGGCAGTTGATTCGGCCGTACCTCTATGGGTAACAACGGCTTTTTCTACCCATAATCCATTGGTCATCTGGCCATATATTTTTGCCGTACCATCTTTACTGGTGGTCACCACCAGGCGACCATCAGCACTGAAGATGGCTGTTTTGAGTGAAGCATCATGGGAAATGATGGCCTTCTCGACCCAGGATCCGTCAGTCTTCAGACCATAGATTTTCGCTTTGCCATCAAAACCGGCGGTCACCAGGTGACGCTCATCGGGGCTGAAGGTGGCTGAGATGACACCCTTATCATGGTAAATGGTGCGTTTTTCTTCCCATGATCCGTCGTCCTTTTTACCATAGATTTTCGCCGTGTTATCATAACTTGTCGTCACCACATGGCTGCCATTGGGGCTGAAGGCGGCTGAGTCGACATTGCGATTATGGGAAATGATGGCTTCTTCTCCCCATGATCCATCGTCCTTCAGACCACAGATTTTCGCCGTGTTATCCTCACTGGCCGTGACCAAATGGCGGTCATCGGCACTGAAGTTAGCTGAGTTGACAGAGCAATCATGGAAAATGATGGTTTCTTCTTCCCATGAGCCATCGTTCCTTTGACCATAGATTTTCGCTGTGCCATCGGAAGAGGCCGTCGCCACACGGCGACCATCAGCGCTGAAGGTGACTGATTGGATCAGTCGGTCATGGGAAATGGTGATTTTTTTTACCCATGATCCATCAACTTCCTGACCATAAATTCTTGCTGTGTTATCGCTGCTGGCGGTCACCAAATGACGACTATCAGCACTGAAGACGGCAAAGTCGACCCAGTTATCATGGGCAATGGTGAGTTTTTCTTCCCATGACCCATCGTCTCCCTGAGCACAGATTTTCGCCGTGTTATCCGAACTGGCGGTCACCAGATAGCGGTTATCAGCACTGAAGGTGACTGAAGCGAAACTGCCATCATGGAAAATGCTAAGTTTCTCTGCCCATGATCCCTCGACCTGACCATAGATTTTTGCCGTTTCAATGACACTTTCGGTCACCACATGGCGGCCATCGGCACTAAAGAGGGCTGATACGATTTCGTGGTTATGGGAAATGATGGTTTCTTCTTCCCATAATCCATTGGCCCTCTGGCCATAGATTATCGCCGTTGCATCGTCACTGGCCGTCACCAGATGGCTACCATCAGCGCTAAAGGTGGCTGTATTCACCTTGCCTTGATGAACAATAACCGCTTCTGTATCGACATTATACTTTTCGTATTGAGACATCAGTCGGGCTTTGGCGAAATGAAACAGGGCGGGAAAATAAACGGCCTTTCGGTGTTTTATGAGTGATTCAACTAACGCTTGATCTTTCGTAAACG
This window harbors:
- a CDS encoding F-box-like domain-containing protein — its product is MYSDVNHSDIAGLPSLRPVNTSLGEEASGVTAGRSIAVPEKEIEKTALLHDLPEELTLNIFRLLELRDIVSLQQVSTHLNRFIKNEHVLARAWYRRFSLPHQCQLKQSLPVKDKEQLRNWLRPFTKDQALIESLIKHRKAVYFPALFHFAKARLMSQYEKYNVETEAVIVHEDRVNSATFSADGSHLVTASDDATAIIYGQRANGSWEKKGVISHRDILGSAIFSADGRHVVTASWDHTAKIYGQVDGAWKEMLTISHDGHVTSVIFSADGRHLVTASKDKTAKIFVLEDDGSWEEKLTICHGGWVHLATFSDDSRHLVTASYDNTARIYGQEADGLWVKKTTLFHYTLISSVTFSADGRLVVTASTDRTAKIYGQTIDGSWEKESIISHDHWVNSATFSADSRHLVTASIDKTAKICVQGDDESWGEEAVISHKSNVDSAAFSPNGRHVVTTSGDKTAKIFSKKGDGLWEEKRTISHDNHVRSATFSPDSRHLVTASNDGMARIYGLKTDGSWVEKAIISHEASLKTAIFSADGRLVVTTSVDGTTKIYGQGANGSWVEKAVVTHRGMTKSTALSANSHHLASPFHRNALRIYKLSMNH
- a CDS encoding F-box/WD40 repeat-containing protein: MYSDVNHSDIAGSPSLPAVCTSLGGEPSGVSAGRSVAVSEKEIEKTALLHDLPEELNLKIFRLLEFRDIVSLQQVSTHLNRFIKNEHVLEKTWYRRFPLPHQYQLKKSLPLEDKEQLRNWLRPFTKDQALIESLIKHRKAVYFPALFHFAKARLMSQYEKYNVDTEAVIAHSEQVKPATFSPDGSHLVTASDDATALIYGQSANGSWEKKGIISHQRGVRSAIFSPDGRHVMTFSWDFTAKIYGQVDGTWMEKLTISHDDWINSATFSADSNYLVTASDDATAKICVQGDNGSWEEKLTTYHDDWVNFAALSADGRHLVTASDDNTARIYGQEVGGLWVKKITISNDREINSVTFSADGRRVVTASDDGTAKIYGQKTDGSWEQETIISHDDCVNSATFSADGRRVVTASKDNTAKICGLKDDGSWGEEAIISLNCYVNLAAFSPNDRHVVTASFTRAKIYSKTDDGSWEEKRTISHRDSIHSATFSPDSRHLVTASDDRTAKIYGLKTDGSWVEKTIISHLDIVLSATFSADGRLVVTSSTDRTANIYGQDINGLWVKKAVVEQTCFPTSTALSANGHHLVSRFRHNKYRIYKLSMNH
- a CDS encoding F-box/WD40 repeat-containing protein — translated: MYSDVNHSDIAGSPLLPAVSTSLGGEPSGVSAGRSVAVSEKEIEKTALLHDLPEELNLKIFCLLEFRDIVSLQQVSTHLNRFIKNEHVLERTWYRRFPLPHQYQLKKSLPLEDKEQLRNWLRPFTKDQALIESLIKQRKAVYFPALFHFTKARLMSQYEKYNVDTEAVIAHNDWVDPATFSTDGSHLVTASSDATAFIYGQSANGSWAKKGIISHQEGIISASFSPDGRHVITFSWDCTAKIYGQVDGTWVEKLTISHDDWINSATFSADSNYLVTASDDATAKICVQGDNGSWEEKLTIYHDDEVNFAAFSADGRHLVTASVDSTARIYGQEVDGSWVKKIHGQCINSVTFSADGRRVVMVCSDDTAKIYGQKTDGSWEEETIISHDDCVNSANFSADGRHVVTASEDNTAKICGLKDDGAWGEEAIISHNRYVNLAAFSPNDRHVVTASHTRAKIYSKKDDGSWEEKRTISHRDYIRSAIFSPDSRHLVTASDDCMAKIYGLKTDGSWVEKTIISHLGIVMSATFSADGRLVVTTSTDRTANIYGQDINGLWVEKAVVEQTCLPNSTALSANGHHLVSLIRHDKLRIYKLSMKH
- a CDS encoding F-box/WD40 repeat-containing protein, coding for MYSDVNHSDMAGSPSLPTVSTSLAKEPSAVSVSRSVAVPEKGIEKTALLHDLPEEITLEIFRFLGLRDIVSLQRVSTHLNRFIKNEHVLEKTWYRRFSLPHQCQLKKSLPIEDKEQLRNWLRPFTKDQALVESLINQRKTVYFPALFHFAKARLMSQYERYNVDAEAVIAHEDKVNSATFSPDGSHLVTVSDDATAIIYGQGTNGSWAKKGVIFHQDAVRSAIFSDGRHVVTKSDDGTVKIYGQVDGTWEEKLTIYHDDVVRSALFSVDGRHLVTASKDNTAKICVQGDDGSWEEKFTISHDDWVHFAAFSADSRHLVTASFDNIARIYGQEVDGSWIKKITIFHDQRITSVTFSADSRRVVTASNDGTVKIYGQKTDGSWKEETIISHDDCINSATFSADGRHLVTASKDNRAKICGVKDDGSWGEEAIISHNCYVDSAAFSPNGSHVVTTSYDNTAKIYGKKDDGSWEEKRTICHGRGVISATFSPDDRHLVTAGFDGKAKIYGLKTDGSWVEKAIISHEASLKTAIFSADGRLVVITSKDGTAKIYGQDINGLWVEKAFVAHRGLAKSTALSPNGHHLVSPFSYNNLRIYKLSMNH
- a CDS encoding F-box/WD40 repeat-containing protein — encoded protein: MYSDVNHSDMAGSPSLPPVSTSLGEEASGVSAGRFVAVAEKEIEKTALLHDLPEELTLKIFRFLELRDIVSLQQVSTHFKRLIKSEHVLEKTWYRRFSLPHQYQLKKSLPVQEKEQLRNWLRPFTKDQALVESLIKHRKAVYFPALFHFAKARLMSQYEKYNVDTEAVIVHQGKVNTATFSADGSHLVTASDDATAIIYGQRANGLWEEETIISHNHEIVSALFSADGRHVVTESVIETAKIYGQVEGSWAEKLSIFHDGSFASVTFSADNRYLVTASSDNTAKICAQGDDGSWEEKLTIAHDNWVDFAVFSADSRHLVTASSDNTARIYGQEVDGSWVKKITISHDRLIQSVTFSADGRRVATASSDGTAKIYGQRNDGSWEEETIIFHDCSVNSANFSADDRHLVTASEDNTAKICGLKDDGSWGEEAIISHNRNVDSAAFSPNGSHVVTTSYDNTAKIYGKKDDGSWEEKRTIYHDKGVISATFSPDERHLVTAGFDGKAKIYGLKTDGSWVEKAIISHDASLKTAIFSADGRLVVTTSKDGTAKIYGQMTNGLWVEKAVVTHRGTAESTALSVNGHHLVSPFPDNILTIYKLSMNH